In Salvelinus sp. IW2-2015 linkage group LG23, ASM291031v2, whole genome shotgun sequence, a genomic segment contains:
- the LOC111950586 gene encoding uro-adherence factor A isoform X6: MPPRKKRENRDIDDCPRKRRRAQEEGNVVNSDSDEDEDFRPTSSSSRGESKRDKESRTRSNEMTEEEMLDLAMRLSKQEASSAALRQRQEEEAVRKAIAESLSVSADSPTHPHSESSLGSGSPTQQCQNSPPEGESSIQPPRHKLSYPNHGVADREGARGGGVHVGVAPSDRRGKKEGSPLLDMPDLSQTQKVYSQSSPLSQASISVPLPSSQEEGSSQRNLFGDRSANAIESQDYNNSTKSDSQSQLRIKSPGFPSTTASQANKPVLCLEKLSQDLLVDCQASGFLLKGHPSLTLPTKSQKSQFYQPKSPTFSNTPVFSKTEKGVEPGQSSPSFPKRAMFSNSDSGEEEKEASPTVPKSLVFFKTDRGKAEEEGSPTSPKSTMFSKSERGPEEKETFSGSLVFSRTDQIRDQGPQSCVERVSTTGDYEGGDRDDAVKSGDASECLPPRPRTTLSLNKRFVPIRKTAGVSDKAVDQEEREGESSQRTVNRISTPVKLATEEDLNSEELTLALETHPMQELTSNMALRWSDDDEEENGPEKSAHSPSPVFPQENDLLQPSNQGLSPNTHDHRSPQHRHSPCLVPKKRTHNFEGAACEEGESQSKCIRKKFTFKGMYGAPSPSLLRQAAGRRSQDEAKAESTSSHQPLASSSPLSPPTDGQDDGGVVCYYWGVPFCPRGQDPDAYTQVILSQLEVYEKSLKEAQRGLLKAAGWGEPVLPGPPEKPFSRRGRLERRRAPKLLEEERGGKRQEELVEVVEDDDDDEEEGEKRARQRSRGGVEARGKRGRQEWKDCQDLFVSSPEQEEKSPYPVFHADTSQLILLKRRLGLRREEERLAEKQPPDLLEERKEEKMDDKEGGEKREEEERMGEEVDVGGLEVPETQLSDDSTRDLMVTSPAQPQPESQSLPQIQTFLSSPRPLEQREEGMLVVGEEEGRRSSPVGIPAVGEDVRMEEDIPEPSFPRSPSMDCPMCMRLFPLTEIEMHAAYCDGTTGIMEEEMAEESHSQVSVKARRKGTRRGEIIGEEQPSSSGSGKVVQGEKCFLCQQLFPLKNHEKHVEDCIKNKEVSKAAPRDGQLLWIRVTAK; encoded by the exons ATGCCTCCTCGGAAAAagcgagagaacagagacattGATGATTGTCCCAGGAAACGACGACGAGCTCAGGAAGAGGGCAATGTTGTCAACTCAGACAGCGACGAG GATGAAGACTTCAGAccgacatcatcatcatcaagagGGGAGAGCAAACGGGACAAGGAGAGTAGAACACGATCAAACG AGATGACAGAGGAGGAGATGCTGGACCTGGCCATGAGACTGAGTAAACAGGAGGCCAGCAGCGCGGCTCTCCGGCAACGACAGGAGGAAGAGGCCGTGAGGAAGGCCATCGCTGAAAGCCTCTCCGTAAGT GCAGACAGCCCTACTCATCCCCACTCAGAATCTTCGCTCGGGTCAGGGAGCCCTACCCAACAATGTCAAAATTCTCctccagagggagagagcagcatacAGCCCCCCAGGCATAAACTCTCCTACCCTAACCATGGTGTGGCTGACAGGGAGGGAGCCCGCGGTGGAGGTGTTCATGTAGGGGTGGCTCCCTCAGACAGGAGGGGGAAGAAGGAGGGAAGCCCATTACTAGATATGCCTGACCTGTCTCAGACCCAGAAGGTCTACTCCCAGTCCTCCCCCCTCAGCCAAGCTTCCATCTCAGTGCCTCTCCCATCCTCACAG GAGGAGGGGTCTTCTCAGAGGAACCTTTTCGGAGACCGCTCAGCCAACGCAATAGAATCTCAGGACTACAACAACTCCACAAAGAGTGACTCCCAGTCCCAACTCAGGATCAAGTCCCCTGGTTTCCCTTCCACTACGGCTTCCCAAGCCAACAAACCTGTCCTGTGCCTGGAGAAGCTTAGCCAGGACCTCCTAGTAGACTGTCAGGCCTCTGGGTTCCTACTAAAGGGTCATCCCAGCTTAACACTTCCCACAAAGTCCCAGAAATCTCAATTTTATCAGCCCAAGAGCCCCACATTCTCCAATACCCCTGTGTTTTCCAAAACAGAGAAAGGTGTGGAACCAGGCCAAAGTAGTCCCTCCTTTCCTAAACGCGCCATGTTCTCTAATAGTGATtcaggagaggaagaaaaagaggcCAGTCCCACCGTTCCTAAAAGCCTGGTCTTTTTCAAGACTGATAGAGGAAAGGCAGAAGAAGAAGGGAGTCCAACTTCTCCTAAAAGCACCATGTTCTCTAAGAGTGAAAGAGgaccagaagagaaagagaccTTCTCCGGAAGTCTAGTCTTTTCCAGAACTGATCAGATAAGGGACCAGGGTCCACAGAGCTGTGTTGAACGTGTCTCTACAACAGGAGACTATGAGGGTGGAGACCGAGATGATGCTGTGAAGAGCGGGGATGCCTCCGAGTGCCTTCCACCACGCCCCAGAACAACCCTGTCCCTGAACAAGAGATTTGTGCCTATAAGGAAGACCGCTGGAGTTTCAGACAAAGCTGTTGACCAAGAGGAACGTGAGGGTGAATCCTCGCAGAGAACTGTAAACAGGATTAGCACGCCTGTAAAGTTgg CTACAGAAGAAGACCTTAATTCAGAGGAACTTACATTGGCTTTGGAGACTCATCCAATGCAGGAGTTAACCAGCAATATGGCGCTACGCTGGTCAGATGATGACGAAGAGGAAAATGGTCCTGAAAAG tcAGCTCACTCGCCCAGCCCAGTCTTCCCACAGGAGAATGACCTCCTTCAGCCAAGCAACCAGGGTCTCTCCCCAAACACCCACGACCACCGTTCCCCCCAACACAGACACAGCCCCTGCCTCGTCCCCAAGAAACGCACTCACAACTTCGAAGGCGCCGCGTGCGAGGAGGGGGAGAGCCAGTCCAAGTGCATCCGGAAGAAGTTCACCTTCAAGGGCATGTATGgagccccctctccctctcttctcagacAGGCTGCAGGTAGRAGGAGCCAGGATGAGGCCAAAGCCGAAAGCACCTCTTCCCACCAGCCCCTGGCCTCCTccagccccctctctccccccacagaCGGCCAGGATGATGGGGGAGTGGTGTGCTACTATTGGGGTGTGCCTTTCTGTCCACGAGGGCAGGACCCAGACGCCTACACACAG GTGATCCTGTCCCAGCTGGARGTGTATGAGAAGAGCCTGAAGGAGGCCCAGAGGGGTCTGCTGAAGGCGGCAGGCTGGGGGGAGCCAGTCCTCCCTGGGCCCCCAGAGAAACCCTTCTCCAGGAGGGGACGCCTCGAGAGACGCAGGGCCCCAAAACtcctggaagaggagagaggggggaaacgtCAGGAAGAGCTAGTGGAGGTggtagaggatgatgatgatgatgaagaggagggagagaagagggcgaGACAGCGGTCACGGGGGGGGGTGGAagcgagagggaagagaggaagacaggagtgGAAGGACTGCCAGGATCTGTTTGTGTCCTCTCCTGAACAAGAGGAA AAATCTCCCTACCCTGTATTTCATGCAGATACCAGTCAGCTAATTCTACTTAAACG GAGACTTGGCCttagaagagaagaggaaagactaGCAGAAAAACAACCACCTGACttactggaggagaggaaggaagaaaagaTGGATGATaaagagggtggagagaagagggaggaggaagaaaggatgGGGGAAGAAGTGGATGTCGGAGGCTTAGAAGTTCCAG AGACCCAACTCAGTGATGACAGCACTCGAGACCTCATGGTCACCAGCCCTGCACAG CCCCAGCCAGAGAGCCAGTCCCTGCCTCAGATCCAGACATTTCTTTCATCACCCCGTCCTCTGGAACAGCGTGAAGAGGGGATGTTGGtggttggagaggaggaggggcggAGGAGTAGCCCTGTGGGGATCCCTGCTGTAGGAGAGGATGTTCGGATGGAGGAGGATATCCCAGAGCCTTCCTTCCCTCGGAGCCCCAGCATGGACTGTCCCATGTGCATGCGTCTCTTCCCCCTGACGGAGATTGAGATGCACGCTGCCTACTGTGACGGTACCACCGGTATCATGGAGGAGGAAATGGCAGAGGAGAGCCACTCGCAGG TTTCAGTCAAGGCTCGTAGGAAGGGGACCAGAAGGGGAGAGATCATTGGAGAGGAGCAGCCCAGCTCTTCTGGCTCTGGCAA GGTGGTACAGGGAGAGAAGTGCTTCCTGTGTCAGCAACTATTTCCTCTCAAGAACCATGAGAAGCATGTAGAGGACTGCATCAAGAACAAAGAGGTCTCCAAGGCTGCACCCAGAGACGGACAG ttactctggataagagtgactGCTAAATGA
- the LOC111950586 gene encoding uro-adherence factor A isoform X7, with protein sequence MPPRKKRENRDIDDCPRKRRRAQEEGNVVNSDSDEDEDFRPTSSSSRGESKRDKESRTRSNEMTEEEMLDLAMRLSKQEASSAALRQRQEEEAVRKAIAESLSVSADSPTHPHSESSLGSGSPTQQCQNSPPEGESSIQPPRHKLSYPNHGVADREGARGGGVHVGVAPSDRRGKKEGSPLLDMPDLSQTQKVYSQSSPLSQASISVPLPSSQEEGSSQRNLFGDRSANAIESQDYNNSTKSDSQSQLRIKSPGFPSTTASQANKPVLCLEKLSQDLLVDCQASGFLLKGHPSLTLPTKSQKSQFYQPKSPTFSNTPVFSKTEKGVEPGQSSPSFPKRAMFSNSDSGEEEKEASPTVPKSLVFFKTDRGKAEEEGSPTSPKSTMFSKSERGPEEKETFSGSLVFSRTDQIRDQGPQSCVERVSTTGDYEGGDRDDAVKSGDASECLPPRPRTTLSLNKRFVPIRKTAGVSDKAVDQEEREGESSQRTVNRISTPVKLATEEDLNSEELTLALETHPMQELTSNMALRWSDDDEEENGPEKSAHSPSPVFPQENDLLQPSNQGLSPNTHDHRSPQHRHSPCLVPKKRTHNFEGAACEEGESQSKCIRKKFTFKGMYGAPSPSLLRQAAGRRSQDEAKAESTSSHQPLASSSPLSPPTDGQDDGGVVCYYWGVPFCPRGQDPDAYTQVILSQLEVYEKSLKEAQRGLLKAAGWGEPVLPGPPEKPFSRRGRLERRRAPKLLEEERGGKRQEELVEVVEDDDDDEEEGEKRARQRSRGGVEARGKRGRQEWKDCQDLFVSSPEQEEKSPYPVFHADTSQLILLKRRLGLRREEERLAEKQPPDLLEERKEEKMDDKEGGEKREEEERMGEEVDVGGLEVPETQLSDDSTRDLMVTSPAQPQPESQSLPQIQTFLSSPRPLEQREEGMLVVGEEEGRRSSPVGIPAVGEDVRMEEDIPEPSFPRSPSMDCPMCMRLFPLTEIEMHAAYCDGTTGIMEEEMAEESHSQVSVKARRKGTRRGEIIGEEQPSSSGSGK encoded by the exons ATGCCTCCTCGGAAAAagcgagagaacagagacattGATGATTGTCCCAGGAAACGACGACGAGCTCAGGAAGAGGGCAATGTTGTCAACTCAGACAGCGACGAG GATGAAGACTTCAGAccgacatcatcatcatcaagagGGGAGAGCAAACGGGACAAGGAGAGTAGAACACGATCAAACG AGATGACAGAGGAGGAGATGCTGGACCTGGCCATGAGACTGAGTAAACAGGAGGCCAGCAGCGCGGCTCTCCGGCAACGACAGGAGGAAGAGGCCGTGAGGAAGGCCATCGCTGAAAGCCTCTCCGTAAGT GCAGACAGCCCTACTCATCCCCACTCAGAATCTTCGCTCGGGTCAGGGAGCCCTACCCAACAATGTCAAAATTCTCctccagagggagagagcagcatacAGCCCCCCAGGCATAAACTCTCCTACCCTAACCATGGTGTGGCTGACAGGGAGGGAGCCCGCGGTGGAGGTGTTCATGTAGGGGTGGCTCCCTCAGACAGGAGGGGGAAGAAGGAGGGAAGCCCATTACTAGATATGCCTGACCTGTCTCAGACCCAGAAGGTCTACTCCCAGTCCTCCCCCCTCAGCCAAGCTTCCATCTCAGTGCCTCTCCCATCCTCACAG GAGGAGGGGTCTTCTCAGAGGAACCTTTTCGGAGACCGCTCAGCCAACGCAATAGAATCTCAGGACTACAACAACTCCACAAAGAGTGACTCCCAGTCCCAACTCAGGATCAAGTCCCCTGGTTTCCCTTCCACTACGGCTTCCCAAGCCAACAAACCTGTCCTGTGCCTGGAGAAGCTTAGCCAGGACCTCCTAGTAGACTGTCAGGCCTCTGGGTTCCTACTAAAGGGTCATCCCAGCTTAACACTTCCCACAAAGTCCCAGAAATCTCAATTTTATCAGCCCAAGAGCCCCACATTCTCCAATACCCCTGTGTTTTCCAAAACAGAGAAAGGTGTGGAACCAGGCCAAAGTAGTCCCTCCTTTCCTAAACGCGCCATGTTCTCTAATAGTGATtcaggagaggaagaaaaagaggcCAGTCCCACCGTTCCTAAAAGCCTGGTCTTTTTCAAGACTGATAGAGGAAAGGCAGAAGAAGAAGGGAGTCCAACTTCTCCTAAAAGCACCATGTTCTCTAAGAGTGAAAGAGgaccagaagagaaagagaccTTCTCCGGAAGTCTAGTCTTTTCCAGAACTGATCAGATAAGGGACCAGGGTCCACAGAGCTGTGTTGAACGTGTCTCTACAACAGGAGACTATGAGGGTGGAGACCGAGATGATGCTGTGAAGAGCGGGGATGCCTCCGAGTGCCTTCCACCACGCCCCAGAACAACCCTGTCCCTGAACAAGAGATTTGTGCCTATAAGGAAGACCGCTGGAGTTTCAGACAAAGCTGTTGACCAAGAGGAACGTGAGGGTGAATCCTCGCAGAGAACTGTAAACAGGATTAGCACGCCTGTAAAGTTgg CTACAGAAGAAGACCTTAATTCAGAGGAACTTACATTGGCTTTGGAGACTCATCCAATGCAGGAGTTAACCAGCAATATGGCGCTACGCTGGTCAGATGATGACGAAGAGGAAAATGGTCCTGAAAAG tcAGCTCACTCGCCCAGCCCAGTCTTCCCACAGGAGAATGACCTCCTTCAGCCAAGCAACCAGGGTCTCTCCCCAAACACCCACGACCACCGTTCCCCCCAACACAGACACAGCCCCTGCCTCGTCCCCAAGAAACGCACTCACAACTTCGAAGGCGCCGCGTGCGAGGAGGGGGAGAGCCAGTCCAAGTGCATCCGGAAGAAGTTCACCTTCAAGGGCATGTATGgagccccctctccctctcttctcagacAGGCTGCAGGTAGRAGGAGCCAGGATGAGGCCAAAGCCGAAAGCACCTCTTCCCACCAGCCCCTGGCCTCCTccagccccctctctccccccacagaCGGCCAGGATGATGGGGGAGTGGTGTGCTACTATTGGGGTGTGCCTTTCTGTCCACGAGGGCAGGACCCAGACGCCTACACACAG GTGATCCTGTCCCAGCTGGARGTGTATGAGAAGAGCCTGAAGGAGGCCCAGAGGGGTCTGCTGAAGGCGGCAGGCTGGGGGGAGCCAGTCCTCCCTGGGCCCCCAGAGAAACCCTTCTCCAGGAGGGGACGCCTCGAGAGACGCAGGGCCCCAAAACtcctggaagaggagagaggggggaaacgtCAGGAAGAGCTAGTGGAGGTggtagaggatgatgatgatgatgaagaggagggagagaagagggcgaGACAGCGGTCACGGGGGGGGGTGGAagcgagagggaagagaggaagacaggagtgGAAGGACTGCCAGGATCTGTTTGTGTCCTCTCCTGAACAAGAGGAA AAATCTCCCTACCCTGTATTTCATGCAGATACCAGTCAGCTAATTCTACTTAAACG GAGACTTGGCCttagaagagaagaggaaagactaGCAGAAAAACAACCACCTGACttactggaggagaggaaggaagaaaagaTGGATGATaaagagggtggagagaagagggaggaggaagaaaggatgGGGGAAGAAGTGGATGTCGGAGGCTTAGAAGTTCCAG AGACCCAACTCAGTGATGACAGCACTCGAGACCTCATGGTCACCAGCCCTGCACAG CCCCAGCCAGAGAGCCAGTCCCTGCCTCAGATCCAGACATTTCTTTCATCACCCCGTCCTCTGGAACAGCGTGAAGAGGGGATGTTGGtggttggagaggaggaggggcggAGGAGTAGCCCTGTGGGGATCCCTGCTGTAGGAGAGGATGTTCGGATGGAGGAGGATATCCCAGAGCCTTCCTTCCCTCGGAGCCCCAGCATGGACTGTCCCATGTGCATGCGTCTCTTCCCCCTGACGGAGATTGAGATGCACGCTGCCTACTGTGACGGTACCACCGGTATCATGGAGGAGGAAATGGCAGAGGAGAGCCACTCGCAGG TTTCAGTCAAGGCTCGTAGGAAGGGGACCAGAAGGGGAGAGATCATTGGAGAGGAGCAGCCCAGCTCTTCTGGCTCTGGCAAGTAA
- the LOC111950586 gene encoding BRCA1-A complex subunit RAP80 isoform X1 produces MPPRKKRENRDIDDCPRKRRRAQEEGNVVNSDSDEDEDFRPTSSSSRGESKRDKESRTRSNEMTEEEMLDLAMRLSKQEASSAALRQRQEEEAVRKAIAESLSVSADSPTHPHSESSLGSGSPTQQCQNSPPEGESSIQPPRHKLSYPNHGVADREGARGGGVHVGVAPSDRRGKKEGSPLLDMPDLSQTQKVYSQSSPLSQASISVPLPSSQEEGSSQRNLFGDRSANAIESQDYNNSTKSDSQSQLRIKSPGFPSTTASQANKPVLCLEKLSQDLLVDCQASGFLLKGHPSLTLPTKSQKSQFYQPKSPTFSNTPVFSKTEKGVEPGQSSPSFPKRAMFSNSDSGEEEKEASPTVPKSLVFFKTDRGKAEEEGSPTSPKSTMFSKSERGPEEKETFSGSLVFSRTDQIRDQGPQSCVERVSTTGDYEGGDRDDAVKSGDASECLPPRPRTTLSLNKRFVPIRKTAGVSDKAVDQEEREGESSQRTVNRISTPVKLATEEDLNSEELTLALETHPMQELTSNMALRWSDDDEEENGPEKSAHSPSPVFPQENDLLQPSNQGLSPNTHDHRSPQHRHSPCLVPKKRTHNFEGAACEEGESQSKCIRKKFTFKGMYGAPSPSLLRQAAGRRSQDEAKAESTSSHQPLASSSPLSPPTDGQDDGGVVCYYWGVPFCPRGQDPDAYTQVILSQLEVYEKSLKEAQRGLLKAAGWGEPVLPGPPEKPFSRRGRLERRRAPKLLEEERGGKRQEELVEVVEDDDDDEEEGEKRARQRSRGGVEARGKRGRQEWKDCQDLFVSSPEQEEKSPYPVFHADTSQLILLKRRLGLRREEERLAEKQPPDLLEERKEEKMDDKEGGEKREEEERMGEEVDVGGLEVPETQLSDDSTRDLMVTSPAQPQPESQSLPQIQTFLSSPRPLEQREEGMLVVGEEEGRRSSPVGIPAVGEDVRMEEDIPEPSFPRSPSMDCPMCMRLFPLTEIEMHAAYCDGTTGIMEEEMAEESHSQVSVKARRKGTRRGEIIGEEQPSSSGSGKVVQGEKCFLCQQLFPLKNHEKHVEDCIKNKEVSKAAPRDGQLFWSSVCGTIFQSGDLLSALDQTEYIYSGTAEAEPCDTTFNNQQSGLIDDLDTAESGGRGDFSAPGFRVSTLPIQSFTPVSEATDCLIDF; encoded by the exons ATGCCTCCTCGGAAAAagcgagagaacagagacattGATGATTGTCCCAGGAAACGACGACGAGCTCAGGAAGAGGGCAATGTTGTCAACTCAGACAGCGACGAG GATGAAGACTTCAGAccgacatcatcatcatcaagagGGGAGAGCAAACGGGACAAGGAGAGTAGAACACGATCAAACG AGATGACAGAGGAGGAGATGCTGGACCTGGCCATGAGACTGAGTAAACAGGAGGCCAGCAGCGCGGCTCTCCGGCAACGACAGGAGGAAGAGGCCGTGAGGAAGGCCATCGCTGAAAGCCTCTCCGTAAGT GCAGACAGCCCTACTCATCCCCACTCAGAATCTTCGCTCGGGTCAGGGAGCCCTACCCAACAATGTCAAAATTCTCctccagagggagagagcagcatacAGCCCCCCAGGCATAAACTCTCCTACCCTAACCATGGTGTGGCTGACAGGGAGGGAGCCCGCGGTGGAGGTGTTCATGTAGGGGTGGCTCCCTCAGACAGGAGGGGGAAGAAGGAGGGAAGCCCATTACTAGATATGCCTGACCTGTCTCAGACCCAGAAGGTCTACTCCCAGTCCTCCCCCCTCAGCCAAGCTTCCATCTCAGTGCCTCTCCCATCCTCACAG GAGGAGGGGTCTTCTCAGAGGAACCTTTTCGGAGACCGCTCAGCCAACGCAATAGAATCTCAGGACTACAACAACTCCACAAAGAGTGACTCCCAGTCCCAACTCAGGATCAAGTCCCCTGGTTTCCCTTCCACTACGGCTTCCCAAGCCAACAAACCTGTCCTGTGCCTGGAGAAGCTTAGCCAGGACCTCCTAGTAGACTGTCAGGCCTCTGGGTTCCTACTAAAGGGTCATCCCAGCTTAACACTTCCCACAAAGTCCCAGAAATCTCAATTTTATCAGCCCAAGAGCCCCACATTCTCCAATACCCCTGTGTTTTCCAAAACAGAGAAAGGTGTGGAACCAGGCCAAAGTAGTCCCTCCTTTCCTAAACGCGCCATGTTCTCTAATAGTGATtcaggagaggaagaaaaagaggcCAGTCCCACCGTTCCTAAAAGCCTGGTCTTTTTCAAGACTGATAGAGGAAAGGCAGAAGAAGAAGGGAGTCCAACTTCTCCTAAAAGCACCATGTTCTCTAAGAGTGAAAGAGgaccagaagagaaagagaccTTCTCCGGAAGTCTAGTCTTTTCCAGAACTGATCAGATAAGGGACCAGGGTCCACAGAGCTGTGTTGAACGTGTCTCTACAACAGGAGACTATGAGGGTGGAGACCGAGATGATGCTGTGAAGAGCGGGGATGCCTCCGAGTGCCTTCCACCACGCCCCAGAACAACCCTGTCCCTGAACAAGAGATTTGTGCCTATAAGGAAGACCGCTGGAGTTTCAGACAAAGCTGTTGACCAAGAGGAACGTGAGGGTGAATCCTCGCAGAGAACTGTAAACAGGATTAGCACGCCTGTAAAGTTgg CTACAGAAGAAGACCTTAATTCAGAGGAACTTACATTGGCTTTGGAGACTCATCCAATGCAGGAGTTAACCAGCAATATGGCGCTACGCTGGTCAGATGATGACGAAGAGGAAAATGGTCCTGAAAAG tcAGCTCACTCGCCCAGCCCAGTCTTCCCACAGGAGAATGACCTCCTTCAGCCAAGCAACCAGGGTCTCTCCCCAAACACCCACGACCACCGTTCCCCCCAACACAGACACAGCCCCTGCCTCGTCCCCAAGAAACGCACTCACAACTTCGAAGGCGCCGCGTGCGAGGAGGGGGAGAGCCAGTCCAAGTGCATCCGGAAGAAGTTCACCTTCAAGGGCATGTATGgagccccctctccctctcttctcagacAGGCTGCAGGTAGRAGGAGCCAGGATGAGGCCAAAGCCGAAAGCACCTCTTCCCACCAGCCCCTGGCCTCCTccagccccctctctccccccacagaCGGCCAGGATGATGGGGGAGTGGTGTGCTACTATTGGGGTGTGCCTTTCTGTCCACGAGGGCAGGACCCAGACGCCTACACACAG GTGATCCTGTCCCAGCTGGARGTGTATGAGAAGAGCCTGAAGGAGGCCCAGAGGGGTCTGCTGAAGGCGGCAGGCTGGGGGGAGCCAGTCCTCCCTGGGCCCCCAGAGAAACCCTTCTCCAGGAGGGGACGCCTCGAGAGACGCAGGGCCCCAAAACtcctggaagaggagagaggggggaaacgtCAGGAAGAGCTAGTGGAGGTggtagaggatgatgatgatgatgaagaggagggagagaagagggcgaGACAGCGGTCACGGGGGGGGGTGGAagcgagagggaagagaggaagacaggagtgGAAGGACTGCCAGGATCTGTTTGTGTCCTCTCCTGAACAAGAGGAA AAATCTCCCTACCCTGTATTTCATGCAGATACCAGTCAGCTAATTCTACTTAAACG GAGACTTGGCCttagaagagaagaggaaagactaGCAGAAAAACAACCACCTGACttactggaggagaggaaggaagaaaagaTGGATGATaaagagggtggagagaagagggaggaggaagaaaggatgGGGGAAGAAGTGGATGTCGGAGGCTTAGAAGTTCCAG AGACCCAACTCAGTGATGACAGCACTCGAGACCTCATGGTCACCAGCCCTGCACAG CCCCAGCCAGAGAGCCAGTCCCTGCCTCAGATCCAGACATTTCTTTCATCACCCCGTCCTCTGGAACAGCGTGAAGAGGGGATGTTGGtggttggagaggaggaggggcggAGGAGTAGCCCTGTGGGGATCCCTGCTGTAGGAGAGGATGTTCGGATGGAGGAGGATATCCCAGAGCCTTCCTTCCCTCGGAGCCCCAGCATGGACTGTCCCATGTGCATGCGTCTCTTCCCCCTGACGGAGATTGAGATGCACGCTGCCTACTGTGACGGTACCACCGGTATCATGGAGGAGGAAATGGCAGAGGAGAGCCACTCGCAGG TTTCAGTCAAGGCTCGTAGGAAGGGGACCAGAAGGGGAGAGATCATTGGAGAGGAGCAGCCCAGCTCTTCTGGCTCTGGCAA GGTGGTACAGGGAGAGAAGTGCTTCCTGTGTCAGCAACTATTTCCTCTCAAGAACCATGAGAAGCATGTAGAGGACTGCATCAAGAACAAAGAGGTCTCCAAGGCTGCACCCAGAGACGGACAG CTCTTCTGGTCTTCTGTCTGTGGGACGATCTTCCAGAGTGGAGACTTGCTGAGTGCTCTGGACCAGACAGAGTATATATATTCAG GGACTGCTGAGGCCGAACCATGTGATACTACCTTCAATAACCAACAAAG TGGCCTGATTGATGATCTGGACACAGCAGAATCTGGGGGAAGAGGAGACTTCAGCGCCCCAGGTTTTAGAGTGAGCACCTTGCCCATCCAATCCTTCACCCCTGTCTCAGAAGCCACAGACTGCCTTATCGACTTCTAA